The genomic stretch TGGCGTATTGCTATCGAGAAGCCAAGTGTCGATGAACGCAACATTCAAGAGATCATCGAACCGGGTGATATGGCAATCGCAACATCGGGTGATTACCGTAACTACTTTGAACGTGATGGTGTTCGTTACTCACACATCATCAATCCAGAAACAGGAAAACCTCTTCATCATAAAGTGGTTTCTGTAACTGTTTTAAACCCGTCTTCAATGACTGCAGACGGCTTATCTACGGGCCTTATGGTCTTAGGTGAGGAGAAAGGAATGGAAGTCGCAAACCAACATAACATCCCTGTGTTCATGGTGGTAAAAACAGCAGATGGCTTTAAAGAGATTGCTTCTGAAGCATTTAAGCCATACTTAGGTAAATAAGGTAAGCGAGATAATTATGAATACATTTCTGATTACATTTGGTGTTTTTCTAGCAGTGATCACAGCAATGTCGATTGGCTACATTATCCAAAAGAAAGTTGTGAAAGGCAGCTGTGGTGGCTTGGGTGCTGTTGGCATTGATAAAGTATGTAACTGCCCAGAACCTTGTGATGCACGTAAAAAACGTGAAGCACGTGAAGCATACCGCGAAGAGAAGCTTGCGGAGCGTCAGCAAAAAGAAGCGGCTTGGAACAAAGATCGTATCGCTTAATTGGTGATGCTGATTAGGAGTTAATTCGGCTCCCCAAAAAGCAAAGAGCCCAAGGTTAACGCCTTGGGCTCTTTTCGTTTCTACGCTTTCTTAGTACCACACAATTCTCTCGATTAAATCTCTAGAGCATTGGAGTTACTCGTTAGCAAGTTGAAGATTATTACGAGCACATACTAACTGGTTTCTGCCTTGCTCTTTTGCGGTATAGAGCAGTTCGTCAGCGGCTTTGATTTGTTCATCTAAGCTGCCAACCAAGTCAGTGACGCCGATACTCATAGTGACCTTGATTAGCTGTGAATCGTGCATGACGTCTTGGTTTTGTATTGCCACTCGCATCGACTCT from Vibrio pomeroyi encodes the following:
- the nqrM gene encoding (Na+)-NQR maturation NqrM, translating into MNTFLITFGVFLAVITAMSIGYIIQKKVVKGSCGGLGAVGIDKVCNCPEPCDARKKREAREAYREEKLAERQQKEAAWNKDRIA